A region from the Mercenaria mercenaria strain notata chromosome 7, MADL_Memer_1, whole genome shotgun sequence genome encodes:
- the LOC123555250 gene encoding extracellular tyrosine-protein kinase PKDCC-like, whose protein sequence is MYRMLESTCGKKQNADEKIVLYSNLHDPTSRKIMQVYGNRTEKLMEIVEDYRDIQQRRNQILEFLRKAIPSNEQTHLTETGINHVQSPLNDKASNSPSETNVVLKHSDMANYVKSPRYLINCSNIHEVQLLSKIGHGVSKQTFKADFRGMLVAVKMITRHQSEVKSCIDKINEGHERKGELRSRCFVFPTMKLMKEILLLEQMSHPGFAQLLGYCVRNEESETADLTERGIVSVFELGERVKIYNLQTLTWQQRLKLATELADFLNYLEYSPLGSLRIRDFKEEHFLMIGNSLKMIDLDDVDNLEPTCHVYVSADAQAELAKSGKSNGCEFNLTCQRGLCAGFNAKQNIKFMNKLFFKKLLYPTIFPKAISQEIGSLLEDIDSHKLSGATVLHRLFQLQDIIQ, encoded by the coding sequence ATGTACCGGATGCTAGAAAGCACGTGTGGCAAGAAACAAAACGCTGATGAGAAAATAGTACTTTACAGTAATCTGCACGATCCTACTTCACGGAAAATAATGCAAGTCTACGGTAATCGCACAGAAAAATTGATGGAAATAGTCGAAGATTATAGAGATATTCAACAAAGAAGGAATCAAATACTTGAATTCTTAAGAAAAGCTATACCTAGTAACGAACAGACACATTTAACGGAGACCGGAATAAATCATGTGCAAAGTCCTTTAAATGATAAAGCTTCTAACAGCCCAAGTGAAACAAATGTTGTATTAAAACATTCAGATATGGCTAATTACGTTAAGAGTCCAAGATATCTGATAAATTGTTCTAATATTCATGAAGTGCAATTGCTATCGAAGATTGGGCATGGCGTctcaaaacaaacattcaaagCAGACTTTAGAGGAATGCTGGTTGCAGTTAAAATGATAACACGGCACCAAAGTGAAGTTAAATCATGTATTGATAAAATCAATGAAGGTCATGAGAGAAAAGGCGAATTAAGATCAAGATGTTTCGTGTTTCCGACAATGAAACTAATGAAAGAGATATTACTATTAGAACAAATGTCTCATCCAGGATTTGCTCAGTTGCTAGGATACTGTGTAAGGAACGAAGAGAGTGAAACTGCAGATCTAACAGAACGAGGAATAGTCAGCGTCTTTGAACTCGGTGAACGTGTGAAGATTTACAATTTACAGACATTGACATGGCAACAAAGGTTAAAGTTAGCTACAGAACTTGCTGATTTTTTGAACTATCTTGAATATTCTCCCCTTGGTTCGCTCAGAATCAGGGATTTTAAAGAAGAACATTTTCTTATGATAGGTAATagcttaaaaatgattgatttgGACGATGTGGATAATCTTGAACCGACATGTCATGTTTATGTTAGTGCCGATGCTCAAGCTGAATTAGCAAAAAGTGGTAAATCAAACGGCTGTGAGTTTAATCTAACATGTCAAAGGGGCCTATGCGCTGGAttcaatgcaaaacaaaacataaagtttatgaacaaattatttttcaagaaattgttATATCCTACCATATTTCCAAAAGCAATTTCTCAAGAAATTGGTAGTTTGTTGGAGGATATTGATAGTCATAAGCTATCTGGGGCGACAGTTTTACACAGACTCTTTCAGTTACAGGATATCATACAATAA